The sequence TATTGTAAAAACCATATTGTTTCAAAGAACCAACGCAACGAGACTGGATGCCCGACTAAAACACTCGGGCATGACATTAAAATGAGCTAAAAAATAAATCTTGACGCTTTACATAACGGATTCCTGCTCCCTGCCTACTGCTTGCAGGGACAAGCTTCGCAGGGATGACAAACTTTTTAAGGGCATCTATAAAAACTCCGCTTGTCATCTTGAACCCTTCACCACCATTGTCATCCTGAGCAAAGCGAAGGATCTCCATTTGGCTTAGTGTAAATTCCTTGAAGGCTCTTCTCGATAACAAAGTGGATTCTTCGCCTCGCGCAGAATGACAAATTGTGATTTTTATTGGTTTTCAGTGGTGCCTTTAATTTGTTTAATACGGAGTTTATTTGAAACCCTTCTAAAAATCTTGGAATGGTATTTGAAAAAAGCGTGTCGGAAGCAATTTTTACCTTAAACGGGATCAAAAACAAAATTGCTGAGACCCGAGCGAATTTTTTGGGTGACCCAAAAAATATCGCGTCTTTTCTCAAATACCATTCCAAGGTTTTTACATCTGTTCCACGTGAAACAGTTAAAATCTTTTGATTTCATTTTGGTTTTAGTTTATGAATAGTTCATCTGTTTGTAGGGGCTCACGTCGCCCCCTCCAATGACAAAACCATTGGAGCCTCCCCTTCACGCTCGCTCTGCTCGCTGGGCAGATGCAAGCGACGTAAGTCGCGGGGAAATAGAATCTTCTGGTATGAATGGATGTGGATTTTTCATACAATGACTAAAATCATCGCAATTTGTAATCAAAAAGGTGGGGTTGGAAAAACAACCACCGCTGTTAATTTAGCCGCTTGTCTGGCCGCCGCTGAAAAAAAGACCCTTCTCGTTGATCTGGATCCTCAAGCTAACGCCACCACCGGAGTTGGTTTTAACAAAATGGAAGTGAAGAAGGGGAGTTACCAAGTAGTTATCGGCGAAGAACCCATTCAGTCGTCTATTATAAAAACAGAACTGAATTTTTTGGACCTCCTCCCCTCTCAGTCCGCTCTTGCCGGTGCCGAATTGGAGTTAGTCAATCTTGTTTCACGTGAAACACGCCTCAAATCCGCCCTACTCTCTTTGGCCGACCAATACACTTATATCATTATAGATTGCCCCCCTTCTCTTGGCCTTTTGACCCTAAATGCGCTAACGGCGGCCAGTTTTGTGCTAATTCCGGTACAATGTGAGTATTACGCCATGGAAGGATTAGCCGATTTAAAAAGAACCATTGGCCTTGTGCGTCAACGTTTAAACCCAACCTTAGAGATAAAAGGGATTGTTTTAACGATGTTTGACCCTAGAAATAGTTTGGCGCATCAGGTGACTCAAGAACTAAGACAGCATTTTAATCAAATTGTCTTTAATGTGGCTATTCCCCGAAATGTTCGCTTGAGTGAAGCCCCAAGCCATGGCAAGCCAATTATTTTATATGACGTTAAATCGAAAGGGGCTGTAGCCTATTTTGAATTAGCCCAAGAGGTCTTAGCTCAAGATGTTGAAATTATTAATGAAACTGAAAAAATGGAGGAAACTTATGGAAACAAAGGAACCGAGAAGAGCGTTGGGGAGGGGTCTCGCCTCATTGATTAGTCCCGTTGCCGATCCTATTTCCGAAGAGAAAATAGGACCCAAGACCGTTCTCCCCATCGACCAAATTTTTGCAAACCGCCAACAACCGCGCCTTGAATTTAATGACGAGGCAATTCAGGAATTGGCGCTCTCCATCAAACGAGACGGAGTTTTACAGCCGATCATAGTGACCCCTTCCGCGGACGGGCGTTACGAGCTTGTCGCCGGTGAACGAAGATTTCGCGCCGCTCGGATGGCGGGTCTCACGGAAGTTCCTGTCACCATTCGTTCAGTCTCGAGTGATAAAATGTTGGAACTTGCGCTGATCGAAAATATTCAACGCGAAGATTTAAATGCGATTGAAGAAGCGAAAGGTTATCAATCACTGGTCGATCAATTTCAAATCAGTCACGCCGACATCGCCGAGCGAGTCGGAAAATCAAGAGAACATGTGGCCAATTCACTTCGTCTTTTAAAATTGCCGAAATTGGTGCAAGAAGATGTTGCGGCCGGTCGCATGAATGCAGGTCATGCGCGTGCGATCCTTGCTCTTCCTTCATTGCAAGACCAACTTCATTTTCGCGAAAAAGTTTTAGCAGAGTCTTTGAGCGTGCGTGATGTGGAGCGAATGATTCAAGAGAGAGGTGGTGTTCGAAAAATTATTCGCAAAAACAATAAAAAGAACTTGTCACCTCAGATAAAGTTGCTATTAAATGAAATTGAAAAAGCACTCGGCACGAAAGTCAGACTACAAATGAGTGCGGTGGAAGGACACGGTACAGTCTCAATAGATTATTATTCTTGGCAGGACTTGGACCGCATATATAGAAAAATCATAGCTTAAAGGGGAGGATACATGAGCAAAGGGAACGGTTGGCTGAAGTCGAAAGATCAAATCAGCGGTCTTCTGGATAAAGGTTGTAGCTTCGAAGGAAAGATCGTTTTTGATGGAACCGTTCAAATTAACGGCGAGTTCACCGGCGAAATTCAAGCCGAAGGAACTCTCGTTGTTGGTCAAGAAGCAAAACTCTCCGGAAAAATTACCGTTGATACTTTGGTTTGCTATGGTTGTGTTGACGGAAAAGTCGAAGCCAAAAGCCGCATTGAAATTCATGTGCCCTCTGTCGTCACAGCCGACATCAGTACCCGAAGTCTCGTGATTGAAGACGGCGCTCTTTTTCAGGGACATTGCCACATGCAACACCCTGCAAAGATTGAGGAATTGCCCCAACCTCAACCGCAACAAGTGGCTTCCGCGGCCTCTTAAATAACAGTTGTCATCTTCGGTAGAATCGTCTAGATACCCGCCTGCTTTAGGGCACCTCTAAAAACTTATGAAAATACAATTTGTCATTCCTCGCTACGCTTCGAATCCACTTTGTTATCAAGTATATCCTTCACGGAGTTTACCCTGAGCACGAGTGGATTCGAAGCGTAGCGAGGAATGACAATGATGGCGAAGGGTTCAGGATGACAATCGGGATTTTTAGAGGTGCCCTTTAAGGGAGATATGCTTTTATCGTCTGAAATCCAATTGATGCCGGATATGACTTTCTTTATACAACTGGGCATTTTTCTGGTTGTTGCGGTCAGTCTTAACTACCTTGTTTTTAAACCGGTTCTCAAAATTATTCAGTTAAGAAAATCAAAAACAGAAGGCGATCGCAAAAAAATTCATACTGTTGCTGAGAAAACAGAACAACTCATGAAAGAATATGAAGCCAAAATGGAAGCGGCCAAAAAGGAAGCTTTTAAGTTGAAGGAGTCGCTGAAACGGGAAGGGGAGGAACAGGGACAAAAAGTGATTCATGAAGCAAAACAGGCAAGCCTCACCCAAATCGAACAAATTAAAAAAGAAATTGCAATCTCAAGTGATCATGCTCTCAAAGATTTGGAAGAACAATCAAAAACCTTGGGGAAAAATCTTGCTGAAAAAGTTCTTGGTCGTCCAATAAATTAAAATGGAACTCTCTCTTTTATATAAGTGGATCAATTTCATTCTTTTTTCCGGAGCTCTTGTTTATTTGTTGAGAGATCCTCTTCGCGTTTTTTTGGGAAACCGCCGCGAAATTCTTAAAAAGGAAATAGAAGAAATCACAAGAGAACGTCTCAAAATCGAAAGTCATTTTCAGTCCTATCGCAAAAAATTGGCAGAGGCTGGCAATGAAATTCAAAAATTGACAGAAGATTTAAGGAAAGAGGGAGAGTTGGAAAAACAGTCAATTCTTCAAAAAGCCAAAGAGTATGTCGAAAAAATTAAAAAAGATGCCGCAAAAGTTGGAGAACAAGAACTCAATAAAACTCGGCTTCTTTTGAAGAAGAAAACATTGCTGACAGCGGTTGAACACGCGAAAGATTTGCTCGAAAAATTGATCGGACCCAAAGACCACGAACGTTTGGTTGGAGGAGCGATACAAAATCTGGAAAAGAAAGAATTAGGAGCCAAAGAACATGAAGGATCGCATCTTAGCTGAGCGCTACGCCAAGGCCCTCTTTAGTTTGGGGGTGGAGGAAAAATCGTTGGACCGTTTTCGTGATGAAATCGGTCGCATGGCGGGAGCTGTTGCCGCTGAGCCCAGACTTCTCAAAATTCTTTCTTATAAGGAATTGGCGACGGAAAAAAGAGAACAAATTTTGGACGAATTAAGTTCCAAACTTTATTTGTCTCCATATATCCGGAATTTTTTTAAAATTCTTTTGGAGCGCAACCGCATTCTTATTTTTCCGTTTGTTGCGGAAGCGTTTGAAAATCTCGTGCGCAGGAGCGAAAATGTAATGATTGCAAAAGTGAAAATTGCAAACAAGGAAAGCTTTCAATTTTACAATGCCGATTTGCAAAAAACTTTGGAAAAAATAACGGGAAAGAAAATCGAATTCGATATTACAGAAGAACCAAAATTAATCGGCGGTTTTCAAATTGCGTTGGGAGATAAAATTTTTGACGCCAGTGTTCGGGGTGAATTAAAAAGGATTCAGGAAAATTGGTTATAATGCAGGACTACGGACAATGGACCATAGACCGTGGACTAAAAACTAAAACAGCAGTTGATCCATAGTCCGTGGTCCATGGTCTATGGTCCTTCAAGGAGGATAGATGGATATTCGTGCAGAAGAGATTAGTCAGATTATCAAACAGCAAATCAAAGATTATGGAAAAACCGTTGAGTCTGAAGAAGTCGGTCAGATTCTGACAGTGGGTGACGGGATTGCCCGCGTTTACGGTCTTGAGAAGGTGATGGCCGGAGAACTTTTGGAATTTCCACACGGCATCAAAGGAATTGCTCTCAACTTGGAAGAAGACAACGTAGGTGTGGCCATCATGGGTGAAGATGTGGAGCTCCGCGAAGGAGACGTCGTCAAGAGAACGGGCCGCATTGCCGAAGTTCCGGTGGGAGAGGGTCTTTTGGGACGCGTCGTCAACGCATTGGGAGAACCGGTTGATGGTCTGGGTCCCATTGTCGCCAAAGAAAATCGCAAAATTGAAGTCAAGGCGCCCGGAATTGTCGCCAGAAAATCGGTTCATCAACCTTTGCAAACCGGCATCAAAGCCATTGATGCAATGACACCGATCGGTCGTGGTCAGCGCGAATTAATTATAGGTGATCGCCAAACCGGAAAAACTTCCATCGCCATCGACACCATCATCAATCAAAAGGGTCAGGATGTTTTTTGTATCTATGTTGCCATCGGACAATAGGTTTCAACTGTGGCTCGTGTCGTGGACAAACTAAAACAATTTGGCGCGATGGAATATACAACAGTTGTTGCGGCCAACGCATCAGATCCGGCCCCACTCCAGTTTTTGGCTCCGTACGCCGGCGTTGCAATTGGGGAATATTTCAGAGATTCCGCCCGCCATGCTTTGGTGGTTTATGATGATCTTTCAAAACATGCCGTGGCCTATCGCCAGCTTTCCCTTTTGCTTCGCCGTCCTCCCGGGCGCGAGGCTTTTCCCGGAGATGTTTTCTACGCCCACTCCCGTCTTTTGGAGAGAGCGGCAAAAATGAGTGACAAAAATGGCGCCGGTTCTTTGACGGCGTTGCCAATCATTGAAACGCAAGCCGGTGACGTGTCGGCCTACATTCCAACCAACGTGATTTCCATTACCGATGGACAGATTTATCTGGAGTCGGATCTTTTCTATTCCGGTATTCGTCCCGCCATCAACGTTGGTCTTTCAGTTTCTCGCGTGGGTGGAGCCGCTCAAGTCAAAGCCATGAAACAAGTTGCAGGAAAACTTCGTCTTGAATTGGCGCAATATCGTGAAATGGCCGCCTTTGCGCAGTTTGGTGCCGACTTGGATGCCGCCACAAAAAAACAACTGGATCGCGGAGAACGTTTGGTGGAGTTGCTCAAACAGGGACTCTATCAACCAGACAGTGTTGAAAAACAAGTTCTGGAAATTTATGTCGGAACGAGCGGAATTATCGACAATTTGCCCGTGAACAAGGTCCGGAAATTTCTGAACGATCTGGATAGTTTTGTGAAAAACAAACACCCGGAAATTTTTCAGGAGATTAAAGAAAAAAGAGAATTAAGCGAAGACATCAAGAAAAAATTGAATGGCGTCATCGAAGAATTCAGAAAACTGTTTAGCGCTTAAAAAATTGTTGACGAATGTCATTCCGGCGAAGGCCGGAATCCAGACATGCTTTAAATTACTGGATCCCTGCTCCCTGCCTACTGCCTGCAGGGACAAACTTCGCAGGGATGACAAAATAGGTAAATATGCCTTCATTGAAGAGTATTAAAAAACGAATTGGGTCGGTAAAGAATACGCAGAAAATCACCAAGGCGATGAAAATGGTGGCGGCGGCAAAGTTGCGTCGTGCGCAACAGTCTGCGCTTATCTCCAGAAAATATACCGAAGCCATCACGGAATTAAGCCATCGGCTGATTGCCAGCCAGACAATCGATGCGCGAAATCCGCTCACTGTCCCAAGAACAAAAATCGCGCGCAGAGAATATCTGGTGATGACTTCTGACAGAGGTTTGTGCGGTGGTTTCAACAGCAATTTGCTTCGTCGTTTGGGTGACCAGTTAACGGAATGCAAAGGAATTGGAATTGAAACGGCTTGTCGCTTAATCGGCAAAAAGGGGCGGGATTATTTTAAATCAAAAAATTGGTCCATGTCCGAGTCGATTACACATATTTATGACACGCTCGACCGCAGTATTTCCGAAGAACTGGCCAAGGTTGCGATTCAACGTTTTGAGTCAGGTAAGACCGATGAAGTTTGGTTGGTCTACAATCTTTTTAAATCCGCGTTGGTTCAAGAAATGACTTTTCAGCAGATCCTTCCTTTAACCCATTCCTCAGCAAAAAAAGGGAAAGGGGAGGCGGTCGATTGTATTTTTGAGCCGAGCGCCAAAGAGGTATTGGATGCGGCTTTGAGAGAGACAGTTGTTTCACAAATTCATCAGGCTTTTTTGGAATCGATTGCGTCAGAGTTGGCGGCAAGAATGACAGCCATGGAAAATGCAACCAACAACGCATCCGATATGATCGGTTATTTAACATTACAATACAATCGCGCCCGCCAAGCCTCCATCACCAAAGATTTGATGGACATTGTGAACGGCGCAGAAGCGTTGAGATAAAGGAGAAAGTTTTATGACGACAAATGGACATGGAAGTTATGCTTTGGGAGAGGTGATACAGGTTATCGGACCCGCAGTGGACGTTCGGTTTAACAAAGACCTCCCCGAAATTTATTCGGCATTGAAGGTGACAAACCCTTCCATCAACAAAGACCAATGGAATTTGACTTTGGAAGTGGCGCAACACATCGGTGAAAATACGGTTCGTTGTATTGCCATGGATGCCTCGGATGGTTTGGTCCGTGGGATGGAAGTTTTGAACACCGGAAAACCAATCCAGATGCCGGTCGGCAAAGAAGCCCTCGGCCGCATTTTGAATGTGATCGGTCAACCGGTGGATGAAGGCGGTCCCGTTAACGCAAAAAAATTGTATCCCATTCATCGCACCGCCCCTTCGTTTGAAGAACAATCAACCGAAGTTGAAATGTTTGAGACCGGCATTAAAGTGATCGATCTTTTGGCTCCCTATCCTCGTGGTGGAAAAATTGGTCTCTTCGGCGGCGCCGGTGTTGGCAAAACCGTTATCGTGATGGAGCTCATCAACAACGTTGCCCAACAACACGGCGGATTCTCTGTCTTTGCGGGCGTGGGAGAAAGAACCCGCGAAGGAAACGATCTCTGGTTTGAAATGAAAGAGTCCGGTGTGTTGGAGAGAACCGCTCTTGTTTATGGACAGATGAATGAACCTCCGGGTGCGCGTGCCCGCGTGGCGTTGTCCGCTTTGACCGTCGCAGAATATTTCCGCGACGAAGAAAAACAGGACGTGCTTTTATTCATCGATAATATTTTCAGATTTACGCAGGCCGGTTCCGAAGTGTCAGCTCTTTTGGGACGCATGCCCTCCGCCGTCGGTTATCAACCAACGTTGGCAACCGAAATGGGTGAATTGCAGGAACGCATTACCACAACAAAAAATGGTTCGATCACTTCTGTGCAGGCGATTTATGTTCCCGCCGACGACTTGACCGACCCCGCTCCCGCAACAACCTTTGCCCACTTGGACGCCACCACCGTGTTGTCGCGTCAGATTGCAGAATTGGGAATTTATCCCGCCGTTGATCCACTCGATTCCACTTCCCGCATTTTGACACCGGAAGTCATCGGCGAAGAACATTATCAGGTGGCCCGCGAAGTGCAGAGAATTTTGCAACGCTATAAAGATTTGCAGGATATCATCGCCATCTTGGGAATGGATGAACTCTCTGAAGAAGATAAATTGACCGTGGCGCGTGCAAGAAAAATTCAGCGCTTCTTGTCACAACCCTTCTTTGTGGCCGCGCAATTTACGGGGCTTGAAGGAAAATATGTAAAACTCGCCGACACGATTCGCAGTTTCAAAGAATTATGTGCCGGAAAATATGATGATCTTCCCGAACAGGCTTTCTATTTGGTGGGAACCATCGAAGAAGCCGTAGCAAAAGCGGAAAAATTGACAGCCGCGTAGCGGCTGTCATTGCGAGCATAGCCGCTGTCATCCTGAGGCCGCAAGGCCGAAGGATCTCCAAATTAGATCCTTCACTTCGTTCAGGATGACAAGGGGAGAACAATTAGGATGAAGGGGGAGAACAATTAGGATGACAAAGGGAAAATAATGAAACTCAAAGTTTTAACACAAAATGAAGTTTTGATGGATGCCGATGTTGATTCAGTCACATTACCCGGAACTCTGGGGCAGATGACCATATTGCCGCATCACGCGGCCATGCTGGCCACTTTGAAAAAAGGGAAGATCCATTATCGGGTGAAAGGTCAATTGCAAGCGGGAGCTGAAATTGTTGGCGGTTTTGTGGAAGTTCACAAAGACCATGTGTTGGTTCTGACAAATCTTAGTGCTGAACCAACTTCGCAAACTCCGGAAGCAAATCCTTTACACCACTGATTACAAACTGGGTGGCAATCACGGACAGAATCAATCCCATAATGCGGGTGATCAAACCAACGCCCGTGATTTTAAAAAGATCCAAAAGACGCTTGGAGTTAACGAGAATAAAATAGATGATGACAAGGCTGAGAGCGCAACTGACGATCAACCCCCCCATTTGAAGAAGACCGGACCATTTATTTTTCCAACTAATTTCGGCGGTCAAAACCATAATCGTTGTGATGGCGCCGGGTCCGCTCAACAAAGGAATTCCTAAAGGAACAATCGCCACATCCTCTTTTCCCATGCCCTCTTTCATTTCTTCTTCTGTTTGTTTGATCCGGTTGGGTCTTAGTTTCAACATTTCAAGACCAATCCCGAACAGAATGATACCGCCCGCGATGCGAAAAGCTGAAATAGTGATTTGGAAGACCTGAAAAATGAAATGCCCTGCAAAAGCAAAAAGCATTAAAACAACAAAGGAAGTGATACAGGCCCTTTGGGCAACACTGACTTGTTGCTCTTCTGACTGACCGGAGGTTAATGAAAGAAAAGACGATGCGGCGGAAAAAGGGTTCAAAATAACAAAAACCGCAGGGAAACACAGAATGATATATTCAGTAAAAGACATGGGAGGGAGTTAATGAGGGAATAGAAATGTTTTGTCAAGTGTCCGACACTTATTACCACAGTCAAAAATACTCGCGATTAAATTTGACCCAAGGCAAAAATGTTGTTATGAGGGGGTGTGAAAAATTTGAAGAGATATCTTTTTGGCCAGATCAAAACCGACTTGGCCCGCAAGATGGTTTTTATGGGCGGTCCGAGACAGGTGGGCAAGACCACGCTCGCCTTGCGGTTTACTCGAAATAAGACAGGTTATCTCAACTGGGACATTGATGAACATCGCGAGTTAATTCTTAAACGGGAATTGCCAAATAGCCCTATCTGGATATTTGATGAAATTCACAAATATCGTTCATGGAGAAATTATCTCAAGGGGCTCTATGATAAGAACAAAGGACAACGTGAAATGCTTGTTACA comes from Deltaproteobacteria bacterium and encodes:
- a CDS encoding ParA family protein, which codes for MTKIIAICNQKGGVGKTTTAVNLAACLAAAEKKTLLVDLDPQANATTGVGFNKMEVKKGSYQVVIGEEPIQSSIIKTELNFLDLLPSQSALAGAELELVNLVSRETRLKSALLSLADQYTYIIIDCPPSLGLLTLNALTAASFVLIPVQCEYYAMEGLADLKRTIGLVRQRLNPTLEIKGIVLTMFDPRNSLAHQVTQELRQHFNQIVFNVAIPRNVRLSEAPSHGKPIILYDVKSKGAVAYFELAQEVLAQDVEIINETEKMEETYGNKGTEKSVGEGSRLID
- a CDS encoding ParB/RepB/Spo0J family partition protein, which produces METKEPRRALGRGLASLISPVADPISEEKIGPKTVLPIDQIFANRQQPRLEFNDEAIQELALSIKRDGVLQPIIVTPSADGRYELVAGERRFRAARMAGLTEVPVTIRSVSSDKMLELALIENIQREDLNAIEEAKGYQSLVDQFQISHADIAERVGKSREHVANSLRLLKLPKLVQEDVAAGRMNAGHARAILALPSLQDQLHFREKVLAESLSVRDVERMIQERGGVRKIIRKNNKKNLSPQIKLLLNEIEKALGTKVRLQMSAVEGHGTVSIDYYSWQDLDRIYRKIIA
- a CDS encoding polymer-forming cytoskeletal protein, giving the protein MSKGNGWLKSKDQISGLLDKGCSFEGKIVFDGTVQINGEFTGEIQAEGTLVVGQEAKLSGKITVDTLVCYGCVDGKVEAKSRIEIHVPSVVTADISTRSLVIEDGALFQGHCHMQHPAKIEELPQPQPQQVASAAS
- a CDS encoding ATP synthase F0 subunit B codes for the protein MLLSSEIQLMPDMTFFIQLGIFLVVAVSLNYLVFKPVLKIIQLRKSKTEGDRKKIHTVAEKTEQLMKEYEAKMEAAKKEAFKLKESLKREGEEQGQKVIHEAKQASLTQIEQIKKEIAISSDHALKDLEEQSKTLGKNLAEKVLGRPIN
- a CDS encoding ATP synthase F0 subunit B → MELSLLYKWINFILFSGALVYLLRDPLRVFLGNRREILKKEIEEITRERLKIESHFQSYRKKLAEAGNEIQKLTEDLRKEGELEKQSILQKAKEYVEKIKKDAAKVGEQELNKTRLLLKKKTLLTAVEHAKDLLEKLIGPKDHERLVGGAIQNLEKKELGAKEHEGSHLS
- the atpH gene encoding ATP synthase F1 subunit delta, coding for MKDRILAERYAKALFSLGVEEKSLDRFRDEIGRMAGAVAAEPRLLKILSYKELATEKREQILDELSSKLYLSPYIRNFFKILLERNRILIFPFVAEAFENLVRRSENVMIAKVKIANKESFQFYNADLQKTLEKITGKKIEFDITEEPKLIGGFQIALGDKIFDASVRGELKRIQENWL
- the atpG gene encoding ATP synthase F1 subunit gamma, producing the protein MPSLKSIKKRIGSVKNTQKITKAMKMVAAAKLRRAQQSALISRKYTEAITELSHRLIASQTIDARNPLTVPRTKIARREYLVMTSDRGLCGGFNSNLLRRLGDQLTECKGIGIETACRLIGKKGRDYFKSKNWSMSESITHIYDTLDRSISEELAKVAIQRFESGKTDEVWLVYNLFKSALVQEMTFQQILPLTHSSAKKGKGEAVDCIFEPSAKEVLDAALRETVVSQIHQAFLESIASELAARMTAMENATNNASDMIGYLTLQYNRARQASITKDLMDIVNGAEALR
- the atpD gene encoding F0F1 ATP synthase subunit beta, with product MTTNGHGSYALGEVIQVIGPAVDVRFNKDLPEIYSALKVTNPSINKDQWNLTLEVAQHIGENTVRCIAMDASDGLVRGMEVLNTGKPIQMPVGKEALGRILNVIGQPVDEGGPVNAKKLYPIHRTAPSFEEQSTEVEMFETGIKVIDLLAPYPRGGKIGLFGGAGVGKTVIVMELINNVAQQHGGFSVFAGVGERTREGNDLWFEMKESGVLERTALVYGQMNEPPGARARVALSALTVAEYFRDEEKQDVLLFIDNIFRFTQAGSEVSALLGRMPSAVGYQPTLATEMGELQERITTTKNGSITSVQAIYVPADDLTDPAPATTFAHLDATTVLSRQIAELGIYPAVDPLDSTSRILTPEVIGEEHYQVAREVQRILQRYKDLQDIIAILGMDELSEEDKLTVARARKIQRFLSQPFFVAAQFTGLEGKYVKLADTIRSFKELCAGKYDDLPEQAFYLVGTIEEAVAKAEKLTAA
- a CDS encoding F0F1 ATP synthase subunit epsilon, encoding MKLKVLTQNEVLMDADVDSVTLPGTLGQMTILPHHAAMLATLKKGKIHYRVKGQLQAGAEIVGGFVEVHKDHVLVLTNLSAEPTSQTPEANPLHH
- a CDS encoding NAAT family transporter, which encodes MSFTEYIILCFPAVFVILNPFSAASSFLSLTSGQSEEQQVSVAQRACITSFVVLMLFAFAGHFIFQVFQITISAFRIAGGIILFGIGLEMLKLRPNRIKQTEEEMKEGMGKEDVAIVPLGIPLLSGPGAITTIMVLTAEISWKNKWSGLLQMGGLIVSCALSLVIIYFILVNSKRLLDLFKITGVGLITRIMGLILSVIATQFVISGVKDLLPEFAKLVQH